Proteins co-encoded in one Patescibacteria group bacterium genomic window:
- the rpsC gene encoding 30S ribosomal protein S3, whose product MGRKVHPFSFRIGVVTDWRSRWFDQKNYRALLEQDIKLRGFVAKKLEKAGVDSIEIERSANFINIIVKTARPGLVIGRGGSGVEDLKLEIRKLLQKKTPELSKTEIRLEIEEVKQPTSRARIVAQEIAGQIERRMPFRRTMKQTLSKIMANKEALGAKIIVKGRLNGAEIARKECIKEGRMPLQTLRANIDYAEATAYTTYGTIGIKVWIYKGEIFDKVVDIN is encoded by the coding sequence ATGGGAAGAAAAGTTCATCCATTTTCATTTAGAATCGGCGTGGTCACTGATTGGAGGTCGCGTTGGTTTGATCAAAAGAATTATAGGGCGTTATTAGAGCAGGATATTAAACTGCGCGGTTTTGTCGCGAAAAAATTAGAAAAAGCCGGAGTTGATTCTATCGAAATAGAACGGTCGGCTAATTTTATTAATATTATTGTTAAAACGGCTCGTCCCGGCTTGGTTATTGGACGCGGCGGAAGCGGCGTTGAGGATTTAAAACTTGAAATTAGAAAACTTCTTCAGAAAAAAACACCAGAATTATCTAAAACAGAAATTCGTTTAGAAATAGAGGAAGTTAAACAACCAACAAGCCGCGCGAGAATCGTCGCTCAAGAAATAGCCGGTCAAATAGAGAGAAGAATGCCTTTCCGCCGAACGATGAAACAGACCTTGAGCAAGATTATGGCGAATAAGGAAGCGCTGGGAGCTAAAATTATAGTGAAAGGGCGGCTTAACGGAGCGGAAATCGCGAGGAAAGAATGTATTAAAGAAGGAAGAATGCCTCTTCAAACATTACGCGCTAATATTGACTATGCTGAAGCGACCGCCTACACTACCTACGGAACGATTGGAATAAAAGTGTGGATTTATAAGGGAGAGATTTTTGATAAAGTTGTAGATATTAATTGA
- the rplV gene encoding 50S ribosomal protein L22, giving the protein MMITAKLNNLRTSPRKVRLVADLIRGMMVMEAEKQLRFSTKKASVPILKLLNSAIANAKQNAGLAKENLYIASIVVEAGRTLKRWRPRAMGRAGRIMKRTSHIILSLEQKGILKAEPEKTEKKFEILPQEETKVKKEPSLKTKSVKSEKPYATTLGSKKRIFGQQAEGAGKKMFRRKKI; this is encoded by the coding sequence ATTATGATTACCGCCAAATTAAACAATTTAAGAACATCTCCCAGAAAAGTTAGGTTGGTCGCTGATTTGATTAGAGGAATGATGGTTATGGAAGCAGAAAAGCAGTTGAGATTTTCAACCAAAAAAGCGTCTGTTCCAATTTTAAAACTTTTAAATTCAGCGATTGCTAACGCTAAGCAGAACGCTGGTTTAGCGAAAGAAAATCTTTACATCGCGAGTATCGTTGTTGAGGCGGGGCGAACTCTGAAACGATGGCGACCGCGCGCGATGGGCAGGGCGGGACGGATCATGAAAAGAACCAGCCATATTATTTTGTCTTTGGAACAAAAGGGAATCTTGAAAGCCGAGCCAGAAAAAACGGAAAAGAAATTTGAAATTTTACCGCAAGAAGAAACGAAAGTAAAAAAAGAACCATCTCTTAAAACAAAATCAGTCAAATCAGAAAAACCTTATGCAACAACTTTAGGCTCAAAGAAAAGAATTTTTGGTCAACAAGCGGAGGGGGCGGGCAAAAAGATGTTTAGAAGGAAGAAGATATAA
- the rplD gene encoding 50S ribosomal protein L4, translated as MLKEIVYNQEGEEVGKVNLPADVFGLEINQDLICQAVNAQRANARESIAHTKDRSEVSGGGKKPWRQKGTGRARHGSNRSPIWKGGGVTFGPTNERVFTQKINKKMKQKSLLMALSSKVKDEEIILLDKLDLTEAKTKKMAEILNKLKNGAKKDIDKGVLIVLPAVDQKIITASRNLPKIKTIQADSLNIYDILNYHYLLMPKESIKVIQKFYIKQ; from the coding sequence ATGCTAAAAGAAATAGTCTACAATCAAGAAGGCGAGGAAGTTGGGAAGGTTAATTTGCCGGCCGATGTTTTTGGTTTGGAAATTAATCAAGATTTGATTTGCCAAGCGGTTAACGCGCAAAGAGCGAACGCCAGAGAGTCAATAGCGCACACGAAAGACAGAAGCGAAGTGAGCGGAGGAGGAAAGAAGCCGTGGCGGCAAAAAGGAACTGGCCGAGCCAGGCATGGTTCAAACCGTTCGCCGATTTGGAAAGGCGGAGGTGTGACTTTTGGACCGACAAATGAAAGGGTCTTTACCCAAAAAATTAATAAAAAAATGAAGCAAAAGTCATTATTAATGGCTTTATCCTCTAAAGTAAAAGATGAGGAGATAATTTTATTGGATAAATTGGATTTAACCGAAGCCAAGACGAAAAAAATGGCAGAAATTTTAAATAAATTAAAAAATGGGGCTAAAAAAGATATAGACAAGGGGGTTTTGATTGTTTTGCCGGCGGTTGATCAAAAAATCATCACGGCGTCTCGCAATCTTCCAAAAATCAAAACAATTCAAGCGGATAGTTTAAATATTTACGATATTTTAAATTATCATTATTTGCTTATGCCTAAGGAATCAATCAAAGTAATCCAGAAATTTTATATCAAGCAATAA
- the rplC gene encoding 50S ribosomal protein L3 produces MKFILGKKLGMSQFFGEDGKVIPVTLVEALSCYVVQAKTKEKDGYQSVQVGFGEIKERKVKKPQKGHIKKANLENNFSGFKEFKEIDLKVGDEINISVFNEGDKVKVSGISKGKGFQGVVKRHGFAGMPASHGTKHCLRAPGSIGSGWPQRVFKGMRMAGKMGDERVSVRGLEIAKIDTENGIIAIKGAVPGKKGTILEIVGPGEIIIS; encoded by the coding sequence ATGAAATTTATTTTAGGAAAAAAATTAGGAATGAGCCAATTCTTTGGCGAGGATGGAAAGGTTATACCTGTCACATTAGTTGAGGCGCTTTCTTGTTATGTCGTCCAGGCGAAAACAAAAGAAAAAGACGGTTATCAGTCCGTTCAAGTTGGGTTCGGAGAAATTAAAGAAAGAAAGGTTAAAAAACCGCAAAAGGGGCACATTAAAAAAGCGAACTTGGAAAATAATTTTAGCGGCTTTAAGGAGTTTAAAGAGATTGACCTGAAAGTCGGAGACGAAATCAATATTTCTGTTTTTAATGAAGGCGATAAAGTTAAGGTCTCTGGTATTTCAAAGGGAAAAGGATTTCAGGGTGTGGTTAAAAGGCATGGATTCGCGGGAATGCCCGCTTCTCACGGAACGAAGCACTGCTTAAGAGCGCCGGGTTCAATAGGTTCTGGTTGGCCGCAAAGAGTTTTTAAGGGTATGAGGATGGCTGGAAAAATGGGAGACGAAAGGGTCTCTGTTAGAGGCTTGGAAATAGCCAAAATAGATACGGAGAATGGAATCATCGCTATTAAAGGAGCGGTCCCAGGCAAAAAAGGAACAATTTTGGAAATAGTCGGTCCGGGGGAGATAATAATTTCTTAA
- the rplW gene encoding 50S ribosomal protein L23, whose protein sequence is MSSLNKIKKVVSAYRVIKEPHITEKASYLGEQNKYAFKIYPKANKSEVKKAVEALYGTKVEKVNIIHSAPKKRRVGRSEGWRGGLKKGFKKAIVTLKKGEKIEIVG, encoded by the coding sequence ATGTCATCATTAAATAAAATTAAAAAAGTCGTCTCCGCCTATAGAGTTATCAAAGAACCGCACATTACCGAAAAAGCAAGTTATTTGGGCGAGCAAAACAAGTATGCTTTTAAAATTTATCCAAAAGCGAATAAAAGCGAAGTTAAGAAAGCGGTTGAAGCCCTTTATGGAACGAAGGTGGAAAAGGTTAATATTATTCATTCCGCGCCAAAAAAGAGACGCGTTGGTAGAAGCGAGGGATGGCGGGGTGGACTTAAAAAGGGGTTTAAAAAAGCGATTGTAACTCTCAAAAAAGGAGAAAAGATAGAAATTGTAGGATAA
- the rpsS gene encoding 30S ribosomal protein S19, translated as MSRSLKKGPFIDPKLLKKISKLKLGDKTIIKTWSRACVIAPEMVGFTFGVHNGKDHIPVFITEDMVGHKLGEFSLTRKFVKHGGKMQKEQETAARK; from the coding sequence ATGAGCAGATCACTTAAAAAAGGTCCATTCATTGACCCAAAACTATTGAAAAAAATATCAAAGTTAAAGCTGGGCGATAAGACCATTATTAAAACATGGTCTCGCGCTTGTGTTATTGCTCCCGAAATGGTAGGTTTTACTTTTGGAGTTCATAATGGCAAAGATCACATTCCTGTTTTCATTACCGAAGATATGGTTGGGCATAAATTAGGAGAATTTTCTTTGACAAGGAAATTTGTTAAACATGGCGGCAAAATGCAAAAAGAACAAGAAACGGCCGCGCGTAAATAA
- the rplB gene encoding 50S ribosomal protein L2, with protein sequence MKKYKPTSPGRRGMTVVDYSVLTKAKPEKKLTKKLVQKAGRGNLGRITVRHQGGGHKKKYRLIDFNRSDKIDIPAKVAAIEYDPNRSCFIALLYYKDGEKRYVLSPEGLKVGDEIICQEKALVAIGNRMELKNIIPGSQVYNVELTPKKGGQIVRSAGSSAQVMSRDGGFIHLKLPSGEVRMIRENCMASLGQLSNFEHNMVVIGKAGRSRWMGKRPTVRGSAMNPCDHPHGGGENRQSIGLRRGPKTPWGKLAYGVKTRKKKHSDKLIIKKRVKKKRK encoded by the coding sequence ATGAAAAAGTATAAACCAACATCGCCGGGCAGGAGAGGAATGACCGTGGTGGATTATTCCGTTCTGACTAAAGCAAAACCGGAAAAAAAACTAACTAAAAAGTTGGTTCAAAAAGCAGGTCGAGGTAATCTCGGTCGTATTACGGTTCGGCACCAGGGCGGCGGTCATAAGAAAAAATATCGCTTGATTGATTTTAATCGCTCTGATAAGATAGATATTCCAGCAAAGGTGGCGGCGATTGAATATGATCCCAATAGAAGTTGTTTTATCGCTCTTTTGTATTACAAAGATGGCGAGAAAAGATATGTCTTGTCTCCAGAAGGACTCAAGGTTGGCGATGAGATTATCTGTCAGGAAAAGGCTCTTGTTGCTATTGGCAATAGAATGGAATTAAAGAATATTATCCCGGGAAGCCAAGTGTATAATGTTGAATTGACACCGAAAAAAGGTGGACAGATAGTTCGTTCGGCTGGCTCGTCGGCTCAAGTTATGTCGCGCGACGGCGGTTTTATCCATCTTAAACTTCCTTCAGGGGAAGTGAGAATGATCAGGGAAAACTGCATGGCGAGTTTGGGGCAGTTGAGCAATTTCGAGCATAATATGGTTGTGATCGGCAAAGCAGGAAGAAGCCGCTGGATGGGTAAACGACCCACGGTGCGCGGTTCAGCGATGAATCCCTGCGATCATCCTCATGGCGGTGGAGAAAACAGACAGTCAATTGGATTAAGAAGAGGTCCGAAAACGCCTTGGGGTAAGTTGGCTTATGGAGTCAAGACGAGAAAAAAGAAACACAGCGATAAATTAATTATCAAGAAAAGAGTTAAAAAGAAAAGGAAATAA